The following proteins come from a genomic window of Gehongia tenuis:
- a CDS encoding mechanosensitive ion channel family protein yields the protein MTSWFHFLTKDLPEGLGTVINVVLSIIVILLIAKVVIWIGQKLIRKFFVHRSKGPFRMEERKYQTLLSVTLNIWRVAVYFLAVASILDVLGLTVTTQSLLATAGIGGIAVGIGAQSVFKDLLAGIFLIFEDQIAIGDWVELDGAVGTVDHIGLRTTRIKGFRGELNIIPNGSITRVINYSRDNILAVVDLVVSNEANINAALSLMKEGSEKYAQHNELLVEKPEVIGVTDISPAGTTLRVICKVLPLKHWVVERELRREIKNLFAQHGVPLAESAMVIPMQKG from the coding sequence TTGACAAGCTGGTTTCATTTTCTGACCAAGGACCTGCCCGAGGGTCTGGGGACCGTGATCAACGTGGTGCTCAGCATCATTGTGATCCTTCTGATCGCCAAGGTTGTCATCTGGATCGGACAAAAACTGATCCGGAAGTTTTTCGTGCATCGCAGCAAGGGCCCCTTCCGCATGGAGGAACGAAAATACCAGACGCTGCTGTCGGTAACCCTCAACATCTGGAGGGTAGCCGTCTATTTTCTGGCGGTGGCCAGTATCCTGGATGTACTGGGCCTCACGGTGACCACCCAATCCCTTTTGGCTACGGCCGGCATCGGCGGTATCGCCGTGGGCATCGGTGCCCAAAGCGTGTTCAAGGATCTTCTTGCCGGCATTTTTCTTATTTTTGAGGACCAGATTGCCATCGGAGACTGGGTGGAACTGGATGGTGCGGTGGGTACGGTGGATCATATCGGCCTGCGCACCACGAGGATTAAGGGTTTTCGCGGAGAACTTAACATTATCCCCAACGGCAGCATCACCCGGGTCATCAACTATTCCCGGGACAACATCCTGGCCGTGGTGGACCTGGTGGTCAGCAATGAAGCCAACATCAACGCCGCTCTTTCTCTCATGAAGGAAGGGTCGGAAAAATATGCCCAGCACAATGAGCTTCTGGTGGAGAAGCCGGAAGTGATCGGCGTGACGGATATTTCTCCCGCCGGCACCACCCTCCGGGTGATCTGCAAGGTGCTCCCCCTCAAGCATTGGGTGGTGGAGCGGGAACTCCGCCGGGAGATCAAAAACCTGTTCGCACAGCATGGCGTGCCCCTGGCCGAATCAGCCATGGTCATTCCCATGCAGAAAGGATGA
- the pepV gene encoding dipeptidase PepV, producing the protein MFEGFVEKRLAGLVRDLQRLVRIPSVKSKPSPGAPFGFESRRCLNEMLLIAAELGFTARSIDGYCGEVIYGEGTRSLGVLTHLDVVPAEDGWRCPPFAGEIVDGRMVGRGTADDKGPAIASLYALAVLRDAGFQPKKEIRLIFGTDEETGSGDMAYYREHCPLPDMSFSPDALFPVVNAEKGITHLRLRKARTSSTLRSFRSGVRPNVVPDTASCEIVCGRAVLARVLEALPHPYTHELAEKNGILRAAVYGRSAHGSSPELGANAAIALAKALKEATDDPAAADLWALARCFDAPHDGARLNIPFRDEPSGALTANLGLLGFDGQVITGDVDIRYPVTYTYEDVASGMISVLQPMGFTLEPLSRTAPLYVPEDNELVSTLLAVFKEKTGRAERPLAIGGGTYARHIQNAVAFGALLPEQENVTHQKDEYTELSHLAFLTDILALAMLRLTERP; encoded by the coding sequence ATGTTTGAAGGGTTTGTTGAAAAAAGATTGGCCGGTCTGGTGCGCGATCTGCAGCGGCTGGTCCGAATCCCGTCGGTGAAGTCCAAACCCAGCCCGGGCGCCCCCTTCGGTTTTGAATCGCGGCGCTGTCTTAATGAGATGCTGCTTATTGCCGCGGAGCTTGGTTTTACAGCCCGCAGCATCGACGGTTACTGCGGCGAGGTGATCTATGGCGAGGGCACGCGCAGCTTGGGCGTGCTCACCCATTTGGATGTGGTGCCGGCGGAGGATGGCTGGCGCTGTCCGCCCTTCGCCGGTGAAATTGTGGACGGCCGCATGGTCGGCCGGGGTACGGCGGACGACAAGGGGCCGGCGATTGCCTCCCTCTATGCTCTGGCCGTGCTAAGGGACGCGGGGTTTCAGCCCAAAAAGGAGATCCGCCTCATTTTTGGCACCGATGAAGAAACCGGATCGGGGGACATGGCTTACTATCGGGAGCACTGCCCCCTGCCGGATATGAGCTTTTCCCCGGACGCCCTCTTTCCGGTGGTCAACGCGGAAAAGGGCATCACCCATCTTCGGCTGAGGAAGGCCCGGACCAGTTCCACGCTCCGGTCCTTTCGCTCCGGTGTGCGCCCCAACGTGGTGCCGGACACGGCCTCCTGTGAGATTGTCTGTGGCCGGGCCGTGCTGGCACGGGTCCTGGAGGCTCTGCCCCATCCCTATACCCACGAGCTCGCGGAAAAGAACGGAATCCTACGGGCCGCCGTTTATGGGCGCTCCGCCCACGGCAGCAGTCCCGAGCTGGGCGCCAATGCCGCCATCGCGTTGGCAAAGGCGCTTAAGGAAGCAACCGATGACCCGGCCGCAGCAGATCTTTGGGCGCTGGCCCGGTGCTTCGACGCGCCCCACGATGGGGCGAGGCTCAATATTCCCTTCCGGGACGAACCTTCCGGCGCCCTCACCGCCAACCTTGGCCTCCTCGGCTTTGACGGGCAGGTGATCACCGGGGACGTGGATATTCGCTACCCCGTCACCTACACCTATGAGGATGTAGCCTCAGGAATGATCTCCGTCCTTCAGCCCATGGGATTTACGCTGGAACCTCTCTCCCGCACAGCGCCGCTGTACGTGCCGGAGGATAATGAGCTTGTCTCCACGCTGCTTGCCGTATTCAAAGAGAAGACCGGCCGGGCGGAAAGACCCCTCGCCATCGGCGGCGGCACCTATGCCCGGCACATTCAAAACGCCGTGGCCTTCGGCGCTCTGCTGCCCGAGCAGGAAAACGTCACGCATCAGAAGGATGAATACACTGAGCTGTCCCACCTGGCCTTCCTGACGGATATTCTGGCTTTGGCTATGCTGCGCCTCACGGAGCGCCCATAG
- the radC gene encoding RadC family protein, protein MDEANHHRGHRQRVKDRYLREGLDHFKDHELLEFLLFYCVPQKDTKGMAYKLLDTFGSLHGVLEAPPEILMEKGGLTQNMAIFLSALPAMGRRYMESRWGDRPRLDSYHKAGQFAVTLMMGRPYEVFYVVCLDAQNRLIHADLIHKGTVDQSPVYPRTVVEAALSHHAVSVILAHNHPGGTLNPSVADVHVTDVIRRALKPISINVLDHIVVAGDQFFSFAKEHLLEDNIVSEPVPEYYKG, encoded by the coding sequence TTGGACGAGGCCAATCATCACAGGGGACATCGACAGCGGGTGAAGGACCGTTATCTCCGGGAGGGGCTGGATCATTTCAAGGATCATGAGCTTCTGGAATTTCTGCTGTTCTACTGCGTTCCGCAAAAGGATACCAAGGGCATGGCCTACAAACTGCTCGATACCTTCGGCTCTTTGCACGGCGTACTGGAAGCGCCGCCGGAAATCCTGATGGAGAAGGGCGGCCTTACACAGAATATGGCCATCTTTTTAAGCGCTCTGCCGGCGATGGGCAGACGATACATGGAAAGCCGCTGGGGCGACAGACCGCGCCTGGACAGTTATCATAAGGCCGGTCAGTTTGCGGTGACGCTGATGATGGGCAGGCCTTACGAAGTTTTCTATGTGGTCTGCCTGGATGCGCAGAACCGCCTCATACATGCCGATCTCATCCATAAGGGCACGGTGGACCAATCGCCGGTTTATCCAAGAACGGTGGTGGAGGCGGCATTGAGTCACCATGCGGTCAGCGTGATTCTGGCCCACAACCATCCCGGAGGAACACTCAATCCCTCCGTAGCCGACGTGCATGTGACCGATGTGATCCGCCGGGCCCTCAAGCCCATCTCCATCAATGTGCTGGATCATATCGTGGTGGCGGGCGATCAGTTTTTTAGCTTTGCCAAAGAGCACCTTTTGGAGGATAATATAGTCTCGGAACCGGTTCCGGAATATTACAAAGGATAA
- a CDS encoding YdcF family protein — MIRGLIKLILSLASIVVVAECVIQVLILIDYTGDKAEKAEIAWVLGAALDDEGKVEGSLKTRLDKAVELYKYGYAPRLIVSGGRQVGQLISEAQAMKTYLVQNGVPEDAIITEETALNTWENLERCGAITKDQGYGSVLVVTSDFHVARTKWMLKDQGYENMLVVAAESPKNWATKIANHLQESVSVVKYGYNKLKGSL, encoded by the coding sequence ATGATTCGTGGACTGATAAAACTTATTTTAAGCTTGGCAAGCATTGTGGTGGTGGCCGAATGCGTGATTCAGGTACTGATTTTGATCGATTACACGGGGGACAAGGCGGAGAAGGCGGAGATAGCCTGGGTGCTGGGCGCGGCTTTGGACGATGAAGGTAAGGTGGAGGGCAGCCTCAAAACCCGGCTGGATAAGGCCGTGGAGCTCTACAAATACGGCTATGCGCCCCGGCTCATCGTCAGCGGCGGACGGCAGGTGGGCCAACTCATTTCAGAAGCTCAGGCAATGAAGACCTATCTTGTTCAAAACGGGGTGCCGGAGGACGCCATCATCACCGAGGAAACCGCTCTCAATACCTGGGAGAATCTTGAACGGTGCGGAGCCATCACCAAGGATCAGGGCTATGGCTCGGTGCTGGTGGTGACCAGCGATTTTCATGTCGCCCGCACGAAATGGATGCTGAAGGATCAGGGGTACGAAAATATGCTGGTGGTGGCGGCGGAGTCGCCCAAGAATTGGGCCACCAAGATTGCCAATCATCTTCAGGAATCGGTGTCCGTGGTTAAATATGGCTACAATAAGCTGAAGGGCAGCCTGTAA
- a CDS encoding ATP-binding protein, whose translation MANLSDILMEYTQYRDEQQRAIETKKAELQRSLPGFGELENARQKAQLSRVRAALLDPEKAKAYGEEADRMIEEIHRLLTAHGYPEDYLEPVHRCPLCRDTGYVGRKEKRLCSCVRKTLLMDAYAQSNLIDPLHQNFESFDLHVYDEELWPYMTKVHELCYSYAENFPHTEKKNLLFFGPTGVGKSYLLSCIVKRVLDEGHSAMKITAFNLFELFRSRHRGENVSLTPLVETELLALDDLGTEPMMNNITVEYLFNLLNERIQRGRHTLVATNLAPSQIKRHYGERLASRLINLEAAHVIRFEGRDLRLGKNQ comes from the coding sequence ATGGCCAATCTTTCCGATATCCTAATGGAATATACGCAGTACCGCGACGAACAGCAGCGGGCCATCGAGACCAAAAAAGCCGAGCTGCAAAGATCGCTTCCCGGCTTTGGTGAATTGGAGAACGCCCGGCAAAAGGCCCAGCTGTCCCGGGTCCGCGCCGCCCTTCTCGATCCGGAAAAGGCCAAGGCCTACGGCGAGGAAGCGGATCGGATGATCGAGGAAATCCACCGCCTTTTGACGGCCCATGGTTATCCCGAGGACTACCTGGAGCCGGTTCACCGCTGTCCCCTGTGCCGGGACACGGGTTATGTGGGCCGGAAGGAAAAGCGGCTTTGCAGCTGCGTGCGCAAAACGCTGCTCATGGACGCTTACGCTCAATCCAATCTCATCGATCCCCTCCACCAAAATTTTGAATCCTTCGATCTGCATGTGTACGACGAGGAGCTTTGGCCTTATATGACGAAGGTCCATGAGCTGTGCTACAGCTATGCTGAAAACTTCCCCCACACGGAAAAAAAGAATCTGCTCTTTTTCGGACCCACCGGGGTGGGTAAAAGTTATCTTCTCTCCTGCATCGTTAAAAGGGTGCTGGATGAGGGGCACTCCGCCATGAAAATCACCGCTTTCAACCTGTTCGAGCTGTTTCGCAGCCGTCACCGGGGAGAGAACGTCTCCTTGACGCCTCTTGTGGAGACGGAGCTTCTCGCCCTTGACGATCTGGGGACCGAGCCCATGATGAACAACATCACCGTGGAATATCTGTTCAATCTCTTAAACGAGCGCATTCAGCGGGGCCGGCACACTTTGGTTGCCACCAATCTGGCTCCCTCCCAGATCAAGCGCCACTACGGTGAGCGGCTTGCCTCCCGCCTCATCAATCTCGAGGCAGCCCATGTGATCCGCTTCGAGGGCCGGGACCTTCGGCTGGGTAAAAATCAATAA
- a CDS encoding DnaD domain protein, producing the protein MSAICSFSKENHMLDITPVENLFIEEFMLQAPGEYVKVYLYGLKMCYYGGGHSDLAAMARALRMEPQAVRDAFYYWQQQGVVLIVLDDPFTVQYCNVKGVMFQDRAPEPEIFSRYRSYTQSLQALFGSRLLVPQDLQTAIGWLEDYKLPQEVALLAVKYSIDTAKNGQDVSIKYIDKVCLGWAKDGINTAEAAWNYLEQQALLRSDISRILKHLGLYRLPTKDEEKLYQKWMAWGFTAEAVLAACAESTKSRNPSFGYLDRILADYRDEGLISAEAIQNSEGHRAYDEAKRLLLELGSTRTDPTRRQLEHFKSWQAGKADPQVLVLAARECNRQGRHRFEDMESLLAEWSEAGLVRPEEIERHLTVRIEDEAGVAEVLKALGLVRRPTQNDRNRFNLWKKEWGFSQEMLALAAEYAQGAKNPWPFMSKILQGWREHNITSVEAARQEHDSHEQLSIRSPRPQDFISREDGDDSKLDELYTKL; encoded by the coding sequence TTGAGTGCAATTTGCAGCTTTTCCAAGGAAAATCATATGCTGGATATCACCCCGGTGGAAAATCTTTTTATCGAGGAATTCATGCTGCAGGCGCCGGGCGAATACGTGAAAGTCTACCTTTATGGTCTTAAGATGTGCTATTACGGCGGGGGGCACAGCGATCTTGCCGCCATGGCCCGGGCCCTTCGGATGGAGCCCCAGGCGGTGAGGGATGCGTTTTATTACTGGCAGCAGCAGGGTGTGGTCCTGATCGTGCTGGACGATCCCTTTACCGTGCAATACTGCAATGTAAAGGGCGTCATGTTCCAGGACAGGGCGCCGGAGCCGGAAATCTTCTCCCGCTATCGGTCCTACACGCAGAGTCTGCAGGCCCTTTTTGGCAGCCGTCTATTGGTGCCTCAGGATCTTCAAACGGCTATCGGATGGCTGGAGGATTACAAACTGCCCCAGGAAGTGGCTCTTCTCGCCGTCAAATACAGTATCGATACCGCCAAAAATGGGCAGGACGTGTCCATCAAGTATATCGATAAGGTGTGCCTGGGCTGGGCCAAGGATGGCATCAACACGGCGGAGGCGGCGTGGAATTACCTGGAGCAGCAGGCGCTTCTTCGAAGCGATATTTCCCGGATTTTGAAGCATCTTGGCCTCTACCGCCTGCCCACCAAAGACGAGGAAAAACTTTATCAGAAGTGGATGGCTTGGGGGTTCACGGCGGAGGCCGTTTTGGCGGCCTGTGCCGAATCCACCAAATCCCGCAATCCCAGCTTTGGCTATCTGGACAGGATACTTGCCGACTACAGGGACGAAGGATTGATCAGCGCCGAGGCCATTCAAAATAGTGAAGGCCACCGGGCCTATGATGAGGCCAAAAGGCTTTTATTGGAGCTGGGCAGCACCCGCACCGATCCCACCCGCCGTCAGCTGGAGCACTTCAAAAGCTGGCAAGCCGGCAAGGCGGACCCTCAAGTTCTTGTGCTGGCCGCCCGGGAATGCAACCGGCAGGGGCGCCACCGTTTCGAGGATATGGAGTCCCTCCTTGCCGAATGGTCGGAGGCAGGCCTCGTGCGCCCCGAGGAGATTGAGCGGCATTTGACGGTAAGGATCGAGGATGAAGCGGGCGTGGCGGAGGTCCTGAAGGCCCTTGGCCTCGTGCGCCGGCCCACGCAAAATGATCGGAACCGTTTTAACCTTTGGAAGAAGGAATGGGGCTTCTCCCAGGAGATGCTGGCTCTTGCGGCGGAATACGCCCAGGGCGCCAAAAATCCCTGGCCCTTTATGAGCAAGATTCTCCAGGGGTGGCGGGAACACAATATCACCTCCGTGGAGGCCGCCCGACAGGAGCACGACAGTCACGAACAGCTGTCCATTCGCTCCCCGCGCCCGCAGGATTTTATTTCCCGGGAGGACGGGGACGACAGCAAGCTGGATGAACTCTACACCAAATTATAA
- a CDS encoding M1 family metallopeptidase, producing the protein MKGLKEMNRRRWSYLALAIAALILIGVCFWPGAKPAPNVDKASKDLSNYELSLSLDTVTQTLSGRLRLDYVNGAMAQMDTLYFHLYPNAFAKAETAPFPENEWSLAYPKGFSPGGIKISRVTAGGQPVVYAVEGEINTNLKVVLPAVLTHGERITLEMDYIVQLPHCEGRFGYGTDTYNLANCYPIACVYDENGWNRDPYTAVGDPFYSDMANYRVIFSAPESMVVAATGDLTKEESRQGVTIRTYEAKAVRDYAIVGSEKFQRLERRVGKTTVYAYGFTGENLERALDAGAAALRIYNRLFATYPYRQLSVVEANFYIGGMEFPNLVMIDTSLYGPGNEDWLEMVVAHEVAHQWWYQLVGNNEVKEPWLDEALTQASTVLYFGERYGKAREEVAYDAYLRSSFERIKLGKNFFPSGSQVVDRPITEFQNSAEYDSIVYGKGGMMVLDLRDQMGEKKFYRFLGSYFDQNVFGNATEADFVAAAREATGQNWDPVIQDWLKNDLE; encoded by the coding sequence GTGAAAGGATTAAAAGAAATGAACCGCCGGCGCTGGAGCTATCTGGCCCTGGCAATTGCAGCACTGATTTTAATAGGCGTATGTTTCTGGCCGGGGGCGAAACCCGCGCCCAATGTGGACAAAGCTTCAAAGGATCTGTCAAATTATGAGCTTTCCCTGAGCCTAGATACGGTCACCCAGACTCTCAGTGGACGGCTCAGGCTGGACTACGTGAACGGCGCCATGGCCCAGATGGACACCCTCTACTTCCATTTATATCCCAATGCCTTTGCCAAAGCGGAGACGGCGCCCTTTCCGGAAAATGAGTGGTCCCTTGCCTATCCCAAGGGTTTCTCGCCCGGCGGCATTAAGATCAGCCGCGTCACCGCCGGCGGCCAGCCGGTGGTCTATGCCGTGGAAGGGGAGATAAACACCAACCTCAAGGTGGTGCTGCCCGCCGTCCTGACCCATGGGGAACGCATCACGCTGGAGATGGACTACATCGTTCAGCTTCCCCACTGCGAGGGCCGATTCGGCTACGGAACGGACACCTATAACCTGGCAAACTGCTATCCCATCGCCTGCGTATACGATGAAAACGGGTGGAACCGGGACCCCTATACCGCAGTGGGCGATCCTTTTTACAGCGATATGGCCAACTACCGCGTGATCTTCTCCGCGCCGGAGAGCATGGTGGTGGCGGCAACCGGCGATCTTACCAAGGAGGAGAGCCGCCAGGGCGTAACCATCCGCACCTATGAGGCCAAAGCAGTGCGGGATTATGCCATTGTGGGCAGCGAAAAGTTCCAGCGCCTGGAGCGAAGGGTAGGGAAAACCACCGTCTACGCCTATGGGTTCACCGGTGAAAATCTGGAGAGGGCGCTGGACGCCGGCGCCGCCGCCCTTCGAATTTACAACCGTCTTTTTGCCACCTATCCATACCGCCAACTCAGCGTGGTGGAAGCCAATTTCTATATCGGCGGCATGGAGTTTCCCAACCTGGTGATGATCGATACCAGCCTGTACGGCCCGGGGAACGAGGATTGGCTGGAGATGGTGGTGGCCCATGAGGTTGCTCATCAGTGGTGGTATCAGCTGGTGGGCAACAATGAGGTGAAGGAGCCCTGGCTGGACGAGGCATTGACGCAGGCCTCCACCGTGCTGTACTTTGGCGAACGGTACGGCAAGGCCAGGGAGGAGGTGGCTTATGATGCTTATCTAAGAAGCAGCTTTGAACGCATCAAGCTTGGCAAAAACTTTTTCCCCAGCGGGTCTCAGGTGGTGGACCGCCCCATCACCGAGTTCCAAAATTCTGCCGAGTATGACAGCATCGTCTATGGCAAGGGCGGCATGATGGTGCTGGATCTTCGGGATCAGATGGGTGAGAAAAAATTCTATCGGTTCCTCGGCAGCTATTTCGATCAAAATGTATTTGGAAACGCCACGGAAGCCGATTTTGTTGCCGCAGCCCGGGAAGCAACCGGACAGAACTGGGATCCAGTCATTCAGGATTGGCTGAAAAATGATTTGGAGTAA